The Gammaproteobacteria bacterium genome segment CAGAGCAATGTGCTGTCCATAAACTGGCAGAGCCTCAACCTCGGTACCGATGAATTGCTGCGTTTCGAGCAGCCTTCCGCACAGTCAGCGGCCCTGAACAGCATCCTCGACCAGCAGCCCTCCCTGATCTTCGGCAAAATCGAGGCCAATGGTCGTGTGTTTCTGATGAACCCCAACGGCATGATCTTTGGTGAATCCGCGCGCATCAATGTCGGCGCATTGGGCGCGGGCGCCTTTCAAATGGAGGCCGGTTCATTCAACGACAATGGCGGTTTCTCGTTTACCACGGGCGCGGGGCGGGTGGAGAATGCCGGCCAGATCACGGTGCCGGAGGGTGGCTCGGTTGCCCTGATCGGACAGACGGTGAGTAACAACGGACAGATCAGCGCCCGGCTGGGCAAGATTCATCTGCTGAGCGCGGATGCCGCCAGCCTGAGCTTTGACAACGACGGCCTGATCCAGTTTGCGCTCAGCAGGGACACGGTGGAAAACGCCCTCAACAGTGAATCTGCCGTGCATAACAACGGCGTGCTACAGGCCGATGGCGGTTATGTCGTGCTGGAGGCCCACGCCGCCCGCAACGTCTACCACAACGTGGTGAATAATGAGGGCCTGATCCAGGCCAGCCGTATCCGCAATGAGGGTGGTGTGATTCGCCTGGAAGGCAGCGGCGGCAATGTCATTAATTCCGGCGAGCTTAACGCGACCGGTTTAGATGAAGGTCAGACGGGTGGCGAGATCACGATGATGGGCGATCGCGTCGGGGTGTTCGGGGATGCCCGCATCGATGTCTCCGGTGCGGAGGGTGGCGGCAGCATCGCCATCGGCGGCTATCGCAAGGGCGCCGGCGAGAACACGGCCGCGTTTACCCAGGTGGGCGCGGACACCGATCTGCGGGCGGATGCCATCAGCCGTGGCGATGGCGGTGAGATTGTCGTCTGGGCGGATGACACCAGCTGGGCCGCGGGCACAGTGTCCGCCACCGGCGGGGCGCTCGGCGGTGACGGGGGCTTTGTGGAGATCTCCGGCAGGCAGGGCCTGGTGTTGTCGGCCGGGGTGGACCTGAGTGCGGCCAGGGGTTCGCTGGGCACTCTACTGTTGGATCCAACCGACATCATTATTCACGATCAGGCCGATGGGGCACAGGGCAATGACGGGCTATTACCGGACCTGTCCGACGCAACACAGGGCGCAGGCAGCTTTGACATCGGCGAACTGGCGCTGGAGGCGCTGGGCTTCAATAGCAACCTGGTTCTGGAGGCCACCAACAATATTACGATCAATGACCTCGCCGACAATAGCCTGGACTTTCTCATCAACAGCGGCGGCTCCATCACCATGACCGCCGACGCCGGTGTCCCCGATGGGGTGGGCAGCCTGACGATGAACACCGGCGACGCCATCACCACACAGGGCAGCGCGCTGACCCTGTCCGGCGCCGGCATCACCCTCGGCAGCCTGAGCACGGGCGACGGGGCGATAACCATAAATAGTACAAGAAGTGTCGACATGGGTGCGGCCACCAGTGCCACCAACACAATCAATGTCACCGTGGACAGCGACAACAATGGCGCAGAGACCCTGACCCTGCGCGGCGCATTATCCGGCAGCACGGTGAACCTTCTGGGCGGAAGCAATGGCGGTGACACGCTGATTGCGCCGGATTCCATCAACGCCTGGACGGTCAGCGCCCTCAACGCCGGCACGCTCAATGGCGCGGCCTTCTCACAGTTCCCCAATCTCACCGGCGGCAGCCTGGACGACACCTTTGCACTGAGCGGTACGGGAAGCATCGCCGGCGTGTTCGACGGGGCGGGCCATAGTGTAGGCGACACGGTCGATTACTCGGGACGACCGGGTGGGATCTTTTCGGTCACCCTGGATGGCAATGTGCAGAATATCGAAAATCTCATCGGCAATGGTAACGACAACTCGACATTGATCGCCGCTGATGTGGCGAATACCTGGATGATCACCGCCGAAAATGACGGCACGGTGGCGGGAGTTGCCTTTACCAATTTTAAAAATATCACCGGCGGCAGTGATACCGATGACTTCATACTCAGCGGTGGATCGGTAACGGGCACCGTCGATGGTGGTGGCGGCATCAATAGCCTGACCGCCAACGATACGGACAATGACTGGAATATCCTGTCTGCCGATGGTGGCAATATTGTCGCCTCGGTGTTTGCCTTTACCAATATCGCCAACCTGATCGGTGGTGGGCTGGTTGACAGCTTTCTGATCAATGCCGGATCCATCAGTGGCACGATTGATGGTGGTGCCGGCAGTGATGCACTGTCCGCCGCTAATGTGGCCAATGTCTGGACGATCACCAATAATGATGCAGGCACTGTTACCAATGTGAATGCCTTCCAGAGCATCGAAAATCTTATCGGCAGAACCAGTACCGATGATTTCACCCTTGCCGTCGGCGTAACGATGAGCGGCACCATAGATGGGGGAGGGGGAGACGATAGCATCGACCTTTCCGCCCAGATAGGTACGGTGGTGGATCTGGCCGGTAGCAGTTATGCCAATATCGAGCAATATACCGGTAATGCAACCGACAGCACCCTGATCGGGGCGGACACCCCGAATGTATGGACCATCAATGGCAGTCTTGATGGCATCGATGACGGCACCGTGGGGCTGATCAGCTTTACCAATTTTAACAATCTCACCGGCGGCACGGACACGGACACCTTTACCTTATCGGGTGGCACCCTCAGCGGCACCCTGGACGGCGGCGGCGGCACTGACACCCTGGTGGGCGACAACCTGCCCAATACCTGGAATATATCGTCAGCCGATGCCGGTACGGCAACGGGCATCGGTGGAGGATTTTCCAGTATCGAAAACCTGACCGGCAATGCCAATACGGACGACTTTATCTTTGCCGATGGCAGCAGTCTGTCGGGCGTCATCAATGGCGCCACCGGTAGCGATCGCGTCGACTTTTCTGCGGAGTCTGCTGCGGTTGTCGTCACCATGGGCGCGGCGGGTTTTGCGAACATAGAGAGCTTTGAAGGCAATAATACTGACAGCACCATCATCGGAGACAATGTGGCAAACGACTGGGTGATTAATGGCGACAATGATGGCACGGTCAGCTATTTTACCGGCAGCACCGCCTTCAGCAATTTTACCAATCTCACCGGCGGCTCGGATACGGACAGCTTCCGGCTCTCGGGTGGCAGCATCATTGTGCAGATTGATGGTGGCGGTGGGGTGAATACCCTGATTGGCTATAATCAGGTGAATGACTGGGCCATCAGTGGCGCCAATGCCGGCACTGTTACCGGCGTCGTCGGCTTTAGCAATATTGAAAACCTGACAGGTGGCTCTGACACCGACAACTTCGTATTTGCGGATCCCGGTTCCATCAGCGGCGTGATCAATGGCGCGGCGGGGACGGACGAGGTTAGTTATGCGGCAAAAACCGCTGCGGTGGTGGTCGATATCGCGGACAGCAATTTTTTGAGCATCGAGTCCTTCATCGGTAATGATACGGACAGCACACTGCTGGGGGATAATACGCTCAATGCCTGGAGCATCACCGGCGCCAATAGCGGCACCGTCGGCATTGTCTCGTTTGCAGGCTTCAATCATCTCACCGGCAACGACGCGGCCGATACCTTCCAGTTTTCGGTCGGTGGCAGTCTTGCTGGCAGCATCACCGGCACTGGCAGCATCACCGGTGGTCTGGGCAATGACACCCTACAGGGTAAGGATACGGACAATAGCTGGGCTATTACCGGTGCCGATACGGGTACCCTCAATAGCGTGGTGGCATTCTCGGAATTAGAATCCCTGCTCGGCGGCAATGCGGTGGATACCTTCACCTTCGCTGACGGCAGCAGTTTTGGCGGTGTCATCAATGGCGGGGCGGGCAGTGATGTGGTCAATCAGGCGGCGATCACTACCCCCGTCAATATCAACCTGGCATCCGCCTCGTTCGCCAGCATCGAGAGTTTTATCGGCAACGGTACCAACAGCTCCCTGTCAGGCCCCGCCGTGAACAGTACCTGGCTGGTGACAGCAATCGACAGCGGTACGGTAAACGGCATCAACTTCAGCGGTTTTAATAACATCACGGGCAATACCCAAACAGACACCTTTCAGATTACTAGCGGGGAGATAACCGGCATTATATCTGGTGGGCTGGGGATAGACACCCTCACCGCACGCGATGTCGCCAATACCTGGAATATCAGCGGCACCGATACGGGCAATGTCACCGATGTGGCGAGCTTTTCGCAGATAGAGAATCTGACGGGTGGCAGCACAACCGATACCTTTGTGTTTGGTGCGGTGGGGGACGTGAGCGGCAATATTAATGGTGGGGCCGGCGCGGATACCGTTGACCTCGCGAACAAATCCGGAGCGGTAGCGATCGACCTGGCATCCAGCCGATTCACCAATATCGAGACATTTATTGGTAATAACATTAACAGCACGCTCACTGGCCCCGCCAGTTTAAATACCTGGCAGATTACCGGCAATAACGATGGCAGTGTCGGTGGCATCGCCTTTAATAATTTCAATAACCTCGTCGGCAATATCAACGTGGATGTTTTCTTGTTTCAGAATGGTGGCGCCATCACCGGCATTGTAGACGGTGGCTCGGGTCAGGATACCGTCGATTTCACACTGGAGAGCGGCGTAGTGGATGTAGTTCTCGGATCCACCAACTACGCCCGGATAGAGACCTTCGTCGGTAACAATGTTTCCAGCACGCTGACCGGCGATGCACTCGCCAATACCTGGGTCATCACCGACGTCAATGAGGGGACTCTCGGGACAATCAGCTTCAGTGATTTTAATAATCTTGTGGGCAACTCCGGCAGCGATCATTTTACACTGAACGGTGGCAGCATTACGGGTACGGTTGACGGGGCCGCTGGCGCCAACACGATTACGGCGGATAATACCGCAAACAGCTGGACCATCACCGCAGCGG includes the following:
- a CDS encoding filamentous hemagglutinin N-terminal domain-containing protein, which codes for MASRFGPYRLLVATSVLFSTPCFSAPVGGEITAGTGQIQTLSDTTTLVTQQSNVLSINWQSLNLGTDELLRFEQPSAQSAALNSILDQQPSLIFGKIEANGRVFLMNPNGMIFGESARINVGALGAGAFQMEAGSFNDNGGFSFTTGAGRVENAGQITVPEGGSVALIGQTVSNNGQISARLGKIHLLSADAASLSFDNDGLIQFALSRDTVENALNSESAVHNNGVLQADGGYVVLEAHAARNVYHNVVNNEGLIQASRIRNEGGVIRLEGSGGNVINSGELNATGLDEGQTGGEITMMGDRVGVFGDARIDVSGAEGGGSIAIGGYRKGAGENTAAFTQVGADTDLRADAISRGDGGEIVVWADDTSWAAGTVSATGGALGGDGGFVEISGRQGLVLSAGVDLSAARGSLGTLLLDPTDIIIHDQADGAQGNDGLLPDLSDATQGAGSFDIGELALEALGFNSNLVLEATNNITINDLADNSLDFLINSGGSITMTADAGVPDGVGSLTMNTGDAITTQGSALTLSGAGITLGSLSTGDGAITINSTRSVDMGAATSATNTINVTVDSDNNGAETLTLRGALSGSTVNLLGGSNGGDTLIAPDSINAWTVSALNAGTLNGAAFSQFPNLTGGSLDDTFALSGTGSIAGVFDGAGHSVGDTVDYSGRPGGIFSVTLDGNVQNIENLIGNGNDNSTLIAADVANTWMITAENDGTVAGVAFTNFKNITGGSDTDDFILSGGSVTGTVDGGGGINSLTANDTDNDWNILSADGGNIVASVFAFTNIANLIGGGLVDSFLINAGSISGTIDGGAGSDALSAANVANVWTITNNDAGTVTNVNAFQSIENLIGRTSTDDFTLAVGVTMSGTIDGGGGDDSIDLSAQIGTVVDLAGSSYANIEQYTGNATDSTLIGADTPNVWTINGSLDGIDDGTVGLISFTNFNNLTGGTDTDTFTLSGGTLSGTLDGGGGTDTLVGDNLPNTWNISSADAGTATGIGGGFSSIENLTGNANTDDFIFADGSSLSGVINGATGSDRVDFSAESAAVVVTMGAAGFANIESFEGNNTDSTIIGDNVANDWVINGDNDGTVSYFTGSTAFSNFTNLTGGSDTDSFRLSGGSIIVQIDGGGGVNTLIGYNQVNDWAISGANAGTVTGVVGFSNIENLTGGSDTDNFVFADPGSISGVINGAAGTDEVSYAAKTAAVVVDIADSNFLSIESFIGNDTDSTLLGDNTLNAWSITGANSGTVGIVSFAGFNHLTGNDAADTFQFSVGGSLAGSITGTGSITGGLGNDTLQGKDTDNSWAITGADTGTLNSVVAFSELESLLGGNAVDTFTFADGSSFGGVINGGAGSDVVNQAAITTPVNINLASASFASIESFIGNGTNSSLSGPAVNSTWLVTAIDSGTVNGINFSGFNNITGNTQTDTFQITSGEITGIISGGLGIDTLTARDVANTWNISGTDTGNVTDVASFSQIENLTGGSTTDTFVFGAVGDVSGNINGGAGADTVDLANKSGAVAIDLASSRFTNIETFIGNNINSTLTGPASLNTWQITGNNDGSVGGIAFNNFNNLVGNINVDVFLFQNGGAITGIVDGGSGQDTVDFTLESGVVDVVLGSTNYARIETFVGNNVSSTLTGDALANTWVITDVNEGTLGTISFSDFNNLVGNSGSDHFTLNGGSITGTVDGAAGANTITADNTANSWTITAADAGSVTGISAFSNIENLNGNAGTDGFTFADGGSISGVVNGAGGVDVVDQSAQSGFVNLLLGSSGYTNIESFIGNGGNSTLTGDNTINTWTLTGPDTGTVGSVNFANISNLQGGSNDDSFTTNGGTVTGQINGGSGNDLILAENVINTWNITGANTGNVNGINSFTDIENLLGNASVDNYIFADGSSFSGVIDGAGGSDVVDHSSETNAVIVSLASGQYQNIELFVGNTTNSTLVGDNTTNAWSITGGNAGAVNSINFTGYNNVTGNASADTFTLAGGNITGTIDGGSGNDSIQAENITNTWNVTAQDAGNLTQVNAFQNIDNLLGGSAVDTFNLDANLSGMVSGGGGDDLVNLGGLVTIGGGLIGGTSTDTLTGPDQNSSWIIAGLDSGFVNGTAFSQIESLNGGIGNDSFNISNAAAAGISGGIAGGAGDDNLAVDYVAASSRNITFDGGTGTDSISLTGTASGLINTFTFGPASDAVMITSNSGSINQTVTGSGVEAANDSMTADTINLLGSTGDDVMQLSPGSIGGSQPVSFQISGMPALQFSNKTDLAINAGAGSDSVTITGAVTLAGDITLAAESVVQGAGGQLGADTLTLADVASIGSSSNPLATSVNTLDITGATVDAYVLESNGLAASAENVSGVLSITTNAGNITSSGRFNVTGTSAFAVADGGSIILDDAANLFSGTPGFSSSGTIHHLLLTDNSAVDIPSLTLTGDLEILATGMVTQAGALNIQGNTIIDANTSTITLTDAGNDFAGSVSLRNSGQANTAITDANSLQLAASSVGSGTLNISAGAISQSGSLVQAAGAGTATFTADSGDIALTNGGNEFTGAVVINNTGPGDSALTDSSGLTLAASTTSGGDLTIIANDTINLSGTTTSNNGDISITANTGDIQLGLLNAGSGRLTINAASGNVIGDTSTITNPNLSSQTLEIFAGETIGSFNNPISVNVASGGTSLFIAGEGSANIIGLPGTILPGSVLVNDVTTTNIAVGKGQSVSFIENTIRPTQAFLSPLYDISSGGLHLYDYEYNREPDEKAKRRTDRRK